In Sphingobacterium sp. PCS056, the following proteins share a genomic window:
- a CDS encoding phosphatidylglycerol lysyltransferase domain-containing protein produces MKKLLLSGIQKLSPKTYWKELLAVFIVLLAFVFFRSERKEIASIGPQLAAADFNWLLVGLVITIMYILLQGVMYIFSFRSIGLKLNLWDAIELFLKRNLLSVFLPAGGVSSLAYTTSQLRKKQLNATKIHQAGAIYGYVGLLTVFIIGVPIILYTIFDHKSFDNAWISLVVLGILLGFSFIFFWSIRVKNGLYRWLEIKFPKLIVNMHELFSAHIHKGYLWMTIGISIAIELCGIAHAFISMHALQTHVSFEAAAVAYTITVVLMMVSPFLRGLGAVEFTMLYILTSYGYSKEQGLSITIIYRSFEFWLPLLFGVISFIWRGRQIIARILPAIAIFFLGIINLISVATPPLVERMRLEKYYLPIEAMHASKLMVLVLGLGLMVSAAYLIKGYRSAYWIALIFSFLSLLGHIGKALDYEEALVSLFIIILLISNRKQYRIKINKNWMQIGFATFFIALAGVCLFGFVCFYVIDKKHFGVDFTWQQSLYYTMQSFLLFNDELIPRTTFGREFLNITHFLGLFSWMLLIYTFLCPRIIKEEDNEQQDLDRAKGLLKQFGGSPMDYFKIAADKQLYFSKITDGFVAYRISQAFAIVLDEPVCAYDDKDDVIAEFERYCASLGLKSVYYRVDENSLSYFNMLRKRKIVIGQEALMDVSLFSLEGKSRKSLRNALNSLEKKGYKTRLVLAPHDDQFIAELKTVSDEWLTVFDKKEMIFSQGQFDAVAIAEQDVIVVQDDQAKVVSFLNIIPDFTEGECTYDLIRKVETAPGGCMDAMIVELVSYARKKRSKYINLGMVPMSGIESPDNPAEQIMKFAADKVGSFKHYQSLRDFKEKYATIWENKYLIFGNDFDLLQLPQALSKVMRPDHE; encoded by the coding sequence ATGGGATGCCATTGAGTTGTTTTTAAAAAGAAATCTTTTGAGCGTTTTTCTTCCCGCTGGCGGTGTGAGCTCTTTGGCGTATACCACCTCACAATTAAGAAAGAAACAGCTCAATGCAACAAAAATTCATCAAGCAGGAGCAATATATGGCTATGTGGGTTTACTGACCGTTTTTATCATAGGTGTACCCATTATTCTGTATACTATTTTTGATCATAAAAGTTTTGATAATGCTTGGATTTCATTAGTTGTACTGGGTATTTTGCTCGGCTTTTCTTTTATATTCTTTTGGTCGATCAGAGTTAAAAATGGCCTATACCGCTGGTTGGAAATAAAATTTCCGAAACTGATTGTTAACATGCATGAGCTGTTTTCTGCTCATATTCATAAGGGATATTTGTGGATGACTATTGGGATCTCCATTGCTATTGAGTTATGTGGTATTGCTCACGCATTTATCAGTATGCACGCATTACAAACTCATGTATCTTTTGAAGCGGCCGCCGTAGCCTATACCATCACAGTCGTATTGATGATGGTATCTCCTTTTTTGAGGGGACTTGGTGCCGTAGAGTTTACCATGCTGTACATCCTAACGTCGTATGGTTATAGCAAAGAGCAAGGCTTGAGTATTACGATCATATATCGTTCCTTTGAATTTTGGTTGCCTTTGCTTTTTGGTGTTATCTCCTTTATCTGGAGAGGGCGACAAATTATAGCCCGTATTTTACCAGCCATCGCTATTTTCTTCTTGGGTATTATCAATTTGATTTCAGTAGCTACACCACCTTTGGTTGAGCGCATGCGACTGGAAAAGTATTATTTACCCATCGAAGCGATGCATGCATCGAAGTTGATGGTTTTGGTTTTAGGATTAGGTCTTATGGTGAGTGCGGCATACCTCATTAAGGGATATCGGTCCGCTTACTGGATTGCTCTTATCTTTTCATTTTTATCGTTGTTGGGTCATATTGGTAAAGCACTAGATTATGAAGAAGCACTGGTATCTTTATTTATTATCATTTTATTGATTTCCAATCGAAAGCAATATCGGATCAAGATTAATAAAAATTGGATGCAAATTGGTTTTGCAACGTTTTTCATTGCATTAGCCGGTGTCTGTTTATTTGGTTTTGTTTGTTTTTATGTGATTGATAAAAAACATTTTGGTGTTGATTTTACTTGGCAGCAATCGCTTTATTATACGATGCAAAGCTTTTTGTTATTTAATGATGAGTTGATCCCACGAACCACATTTGGACGAGAGTTTTTGAATATCACCCATTTTTTAGGACTCTTTTCTTGGATGCTGTTAATTTATACGTTTTTATGTCCTCGAATAATTAAAGAAGAGGATAATGAACAACAGGACTTGGATAGAGCAAAGGGATTACTCAAGCAGTTTGGCGGTTCACCTATGGATTATTTTAAAATTGCGGCAGATAAGCAACTCTATTTTTCTAAAATAACCGATGGCTTTGTTGCCTATCGGATCAGTCAAGCTTTTGCAATTGTTTTAGATGAACCCGTCTGTGCTTATGATGATAAAGATGATGTCATTGCCGAATTTGAACGGTATTGTGCTTCCTTGGGATTAAAATCTGTTTATTACCGCGTAGATGAAAATAGCCTGTCCTATTTTAATATGCTTCGGAAAAGAAAAATAGTTATCGGACAGGAGGCATTGATGGATGTATCACTGTTTTCCTTGGAAGGTAAAAGCCGCAAATCACTTCGAAATGCCTTAAATAGTTTAGAAAAAAAAGGATATAAAACTCGTTTAGTTTTAGCGCCTCATGATGATCAGTTTATTGCGGAATTAAAAACAGTATCTGATGAGTGGTTGACCGTATTTGATAAGAAAGAGATGATTTTTTCACAAGGGCAGTTTGATGCTGTAGCAATTGCTGAACAAGATGTGATCGTCGTACAGGACGATCAGGCTAAAGTCGTCTCATTTTTAAATATTATTCCTGATTTTACCGAAGGGGAATGTACGTATGACCTCATTAGGAAAGTGGAAACAGCACCAGGCGGATGTATGGATGCTATGATTGTTGAATTGGTCAGCTATGCCCGAAAAAAAAGGAGTAAATATATCAATTTGGGTATGGTACCCATGAGTGGCATTGAATCTCCAGATAATCCAGCAGAGCAGATCATGAAGTTTGCTGCGGATAAAGTGGGGTCTTTTAAACATTATCAGAGCTTGAGAGATTTTAAAGAGAAGTATGCGACGATCTGGGAAAACAAGTACTTAATTTTTGGCAATGATTTTGACTTGTTACAACTGCCGCAAGCTTTGTCTAAAGTAATGAGGCCTGATCATGAATAG